TTTGGATATGGAATTTAACCCAAGCGGAGGGCTAAACCGTATAGGCTTTGTAGGAGAAGGAGCCGTAATGTCTGGAGCATCTGGAGGAGATTCAGAAACATTAGAAGAACTTTCTTCAATAGAAACTAAAATTAATGAGTTCGCAGAGAAAAATCCGAAGATCGCAGAACAATTAACAAAATACGGCAATTATCTAAACCTATCTAAAGAAGCCATTCCGGTAAGAGATGTAGCTTCTTCAGGGAAAATAGGAATATATATTGGTATTGAAAAAGACTTTGTCAATGGCACTTTTGATGGGGATTTTGAATTGTATATGGACACCAAAGGTATTCGAGGAGGAGGAGATAGCAATCTAGCAGGATGGGCAAAAATACATACCGGACCTAATGATTGGTACTTACATATAGGTTCTCCACAAAGAAGACTTTCCCTTATTTTTGATATGGGAACGGAAGAGCTAGAAGTAGGTGGTTACTTTATGACAGGAACCCAATTACCTACTCAATTAGACCCGCATCCACGAGTTATTGAAATATTAGGAAGTGACCTTTTAGATGGTAACCGAAAAGAAAACCAACTTGCCGCAGGTAAAGGCTTTGCATTTGGCTTGAATTTCACCTACAGAAAAAATTATGAGTTTCTAGTTTTTTATGCTGCCCTAGAGGCTGGTGCTGGTTTTGATGTAATGCACGCCTATTATCCAAATGCAAAATGTGTAGGTCGTACTGGACCTGTTGGTAATGATGGCTGGTATTCTACCGGACAAGTATATGCGTACCTCTATGGTGAATTTGGAGTTAAAGTAAACCTCTTCTTTATTAAAGGAAAATTTCAAATTGCAGAAGCAGGTGTTGCTGCACTTCTTAGAGGGCAATTCCCTAATCCTGTTTACATAGAAGGCTATGTGGGTATGTACTACAATATTTTAGGTGGACTAGTAAAAGGGCGCATGCGTTTAAAAGTAGAAATGGGCGAAGAATGTGAACTAGAAAATATAAACAATGCCATTGGTGTACCAATGATTTCAGATCTTACTCCAAGAGATAAAGGTGATGATATTTCTGTCTTTGCTGCACCGCAAGCGGTATTTAATTATGCTGCAAATGAAGATTTTTCGGTGGACTTAGATGAAGGCAAAAAAACGTTTAAGCTTCGGTTGAAAAATTTCACCGTTACATCAGAAGGGAAAGAATTAGAAGGTACGCTTGAGTGGAATGATACGAATGACGCGGTAACCTTTAAACCTAAAGAAACACTACCCTCAGAGAAAGAAGTAAAAGTTACCGTAGAAGTTAGTTTCGATGAAAAAATAGGAGGTTCTTATCAAACGGTGATCCAAAATGGAGCACCAGCGGTAGAAAAATTAGAGTCCATATTTGTTACCGATAAAGCTCCAGATCACATTCCTCTAGAAAATATAGCTTATATATATCCAGTCATTAATCAAGGAAGCTTTTATCCTGAAGTGTATGATAAAGGATATGTAAAAATGATAACACCTCAAAACTATCTTTTTGATAGTGGGTATGAAATGCGTGCGGAGTTTGTAACCAAAAACACAGGTCAAGGAGTACGTACGGATGTGTCTTATGATCGCGAAAAATCGACTGTTTTTTATGACTTACCACAAATGAGTCTGAACAATAATTACAGTCTAAGCTTAATGGCGTTTCCTCCAGGTGCTGATATTCAGACTGAAATCATCATTGAAGAGACGGAGTTATTAGATGCTAGTAATGAAGGTGGAGATACGAATTGGTTTGATGTCAATAGCAATACTCAAGAAAAACAAGTCACGAATGAATCGAGTAGCGTGATTGTCTCCAATAAAAAAGCTGCAAACGTAACGATATCAAATGGTACACCTAAATCTATCTTATTGTACAACTTTAAAACGAGTCAATATGCCACATTCAAAGATAAAATCTACGATTTGAATGTTATAGACAATCTTACAAATTTCATTTATGCTGATGTTCATTCACTCTCCATAAAGGTAGATACGTATGAATATTTAACCCGCTTAGAGATACTTGGAAATCAATATACACAAGATGAGCCGTTAATTTATGCGCAAGCAAAATTAGATGACACGTATTACAAGAATCAGATTTATCCGTTGATTTATGAAAATTACCCTCTAGATGGTACTATTAAAGTAAACCGAGATGAAAACTTACTTGGTATACCCCCTATTAGAGCCTTTTATATAGGAAATGAATATTTAGCTAATATAACTAACAATCCTACTTCTGCTTGGGTTCAAAATAGGATTCCGTTTGTATACAATTTACCCTTTCAATACAAAATGGATATGCTATACCTGAGAAATGAAATTGCTAACCGATATGCCAATACAGAAGGCGACAAAGACAAGTATGAGTCCTATAAATATATCATACAAAAATCTTTTCCTCCTTTACCTCTAGGAAAGTACAAAGCAAAATTGATTTATAGAACTCCAGGAGGTTTGTATGAAAAAGGGTATCAGATTAAGTATACCAATGATTAACCAAAATGGTTCATCATTAAGAAAACACATTGAGATAAAAAGTCAAAATATAAAAAATTAAAAAGTGAAATATCTACTTATAGTATTCAGCATAGTTTCTTCTATGTTACAGGCACAAGAGACTGCTAGCGTAAAAGTAATTTCGCGAACCCAGCAAGACCGGGTGTTATTGCGATGGGCGGTAGACCAACCCCAAGCATGGAAAGAAGCTAATGCACGAGGCTTTTTAATTGAGCGAAGTACAATTTCTAGAAATGGAGAAGCTGTTGTTCCTATTGAGAGAAGCATGCTTGTTACTGAACCTTTAAAACCTAAACCTTTAGAGGCATGGGAAACACTTGCTACGAAAGACCAAAATGCTGCTATTCTTGCTCAAGCCCTCTACGGAGATAGTTTTGAGACCTCAGCGCCGGGAGAAGGCCTTGGTGTTATTTATGCCGTTAATGAAGAACTAGAACAACGTTTTACATTTGGCTTATTGGCTGCGGAACAGAATTATGAAGCTGCAAAACTAGCAGGTTGGGCTTTTGAAGATACTACTGCAAAAAAAGGAGAGAACTATATTTATACTATTACCGTAGCTATACTTGCTGAAAGCACTTTAATTATTAAAAAGGGGACAGTTTATAGTAGCTTGGATGATTTTGAAGCGCTTCCAAAACCTATAGGCTTTTTTGGCCTTTTTGAGGATAATCATGCTAATCTGAGCTGGAATTTTAACTTACTGCAAGAGTTGTATACCAATTACAGCATTGAACGATCAGAAGATAATTCTGTTTTTGAGCAACTCAATGCTGCACCAATATTTAGCGTACAAGAATCTAATGGACCAAACGGAACCTCGCTATCTTACACGGATTCTATACCAAACAATAAAACTTTTTACTACCGCATAAAAGGAAAAACTGCCTTCGGAGAAGTGAGTCCGCCTTCTGAAATAGTTTCAGGTAAAGCACAAGAAAATTTAGCTTTTTCTCCAAGGATTACCCGAAAAGAAATCCCTACAGATTCCACAGCAACACTTTATTGGGAATTTGATCAAAAAGGAAACGACTTAATTACAGGTTTTGAGGTGCACCGTGCTAACTCTGACGACGGACCTTTTGAAGTGGTAAAAAAGAATATTTCTAATACGGCTCGTACAACAACTGTTGGTGGTTTAAAAAGGATAAATTATTTTACTGTGGTTGCACTGGGGAAAAATGGCGTCAAGAGTGAATCTTTTGCTGCTATGATTCAGCCTGTAGATTCGACCCCTCCGCTACCTCCAACAGAGTTAAGTGCTGCTTTAGACACAACGGGTATTTTACGCCTTAGTTGGAAAAAGAATTCTGAAGAAGATTTAAAAGGATATCGAATATTCACGGCTAATAATCCAGATGTGGAATTCAATGAAATAACTCAAAAAACGTATGTATCAGAAATATTTGTAGACACCATTCCTATAAAAAACTTAAACAAAAAAATCTATTTTAAAGTTAAAGCCGAAGATTTCAGATACAATCAATCAAAATTTTCAGAAGTATTAATAGTTGACAAACCAGATGTAAGTCCACCTTCCCCTCCTTTTTTTAAGCGATATAGCAGTAATACTGATGGGATTGCACTACAATGGACACCAAGCAGCAGTAAAGATGTGAATTCTCAAATAATTTACAGAAGAAATAATGCCAAAACGGATCCTTTATGGGAACAAATTACGGAAATAGAATCGGCCTTAGACAGCACCTATACAGATAACTCATTACAAACAACGGGCTCTTACTCCTATACCATTATAGCTAAAGACAAGGTAGGTTTAGAAAGCTCCGTTACCGAGGCATTGACCATATTCTGGAATGGAAAAGAAATACAAGAAGAAGCTATAAAATTCTCAGGTATCGTAGATCGCGAATTACGCTTTATCAATCTTTCGTGGAAAATGAAGGATATACCTATCGTTGA
This genomic stretch from Cellulophaga algicola DSM 14237 harbors:
- a CDS encoding fibronectin type III domain-containing protein, producing MKYLLIVFSIVSSMLQAQETASVKVISRTQQDRVLLRWAVDQPQAWKEANARGFLIERSTISRNGEAVVPIERSMLVTEPLKPKPLEAWETLATKDQNAAILAQALYGDSFETSAPGEGLGVIYAVNEELEQRFTFGLLAAEQNYEAAKLAGWAFEDTTAKKGENYIYTITVAILAESTLIIKKGTVYSSLDDFEALPKPIGFFGLFEDNHANLSWNFNLLQELYTNYSIERSEDNSVFEQLNAAPIFSVQESNGPNGTSLSYTDSIPNNKTFYYRIKGKTAFGEVSPPSEIVSGKAQENLAFSPRITRKEIPTDSTATLYWEFDQKGNDLITGFEVHRANSDDGPFEVVKKNISNTARTTTVGGLKRINYFTVVALGKNGVKSESFAAMIQPVDSTPPLPPTELSAALDTTGILRLSWKKNSEEDLKGYRIFTANNPDVEFNEITQKTYVSEIFVDTIPIKNLNKKIYFKVKAEDFRYNQSKFSEVLIVDKPDVSPPSPPFFKRYSSNTDGIALQWTPSSSKDVNSQIIYRRNNAKTDPLWEQITEIESALDSTYTDNSLQTTGSYSYTIIAKDKVGLESSVTEALTIFWNGKEIQEEAIKFSGIVDRELRFINLSWKMKDIPIVEYRLYRGTTKDDLKLYKVIDGSSNGYNDTSLEINTDYWYGLQAILNGGRTSPIKEINLKY